Genomic window (Spirosoma sp. KCTC 42546):
GCCGAATTAGATCAGCAAACAAAGCAAACTCAATCGCCGTCGGCCATCAACTGTTTGCTGAAAAGTCATATAGCGGTTATGCAAACGCTTAACGGTCAAATCGGTAATCTGTTAAAGGAACAAGCGGCTGGTGTGAGCTAAGGAGCGTAAATAAGTTGTCTGTCTAAATGTTGACATTGGATCATTCGATGCGTATTGGGTGCCAGCATTATTTGTTGGGTAAAGCCGTTTTCGGGCGGTGTTGCTGCCTAAAACGCAGGGGTGACATACCATTGGCTTCTTTGAAACTGAATGAGAAATAAGATAGGCTACCAAAGCCGCATCGGTCGGCAATCTGCTGAAGACTATAGTCGGTTTCTAACAGAAACGCTGCAGCCTTACGAAGACGGTGGCCTTTTAGCAGTTCACTAAAGTTCCGTCGGAGATATTTCTTTAGATTCCGTTGCATCGCCGACAGACTCATGTTCATTTCCAACGATAATTTATCGGCGGTCAAGGATGGATTACGAGCATGCTGCTCGAGTAGCTCGCTAAAGCGCTTAACGAACTGAATTTCGGTTTCCTGATGAGCGGACGCCTGCTCTAATTGGTGCAATACTAACTCAGTTTGTCTACGGGTGATATTATTAACTTTTAGGAGTAGTTCTTTATGCAGGAAGGGCTTGAACAAATAATCAACAGCGCCTTCTTCTAACCCCAGAAGTTTATCCTGTTCGGTTACTAGGGCAGTTATAAAAATAACCGGAATTGACCGGTAAAGAGCGTGTCGGTTTTTTGCCCGGATAAATGCAATGCCGTCCATATTCGGCATCATGACATCGCACAAGATTAGATTGGGCAGAAAAGTGGGTAGTAATTCAAACGCCCTGATTCCATCCGGTGCGGTTTTTACTTCGTGATTACTTAATTGGAGCTGCTCACTGATATTTTCCCTTAACTGCAAGTCATCCTCGACTACTAGTATTTTTGCCATTACGGGTAGTTATATACATTATATCAAAAGTAAATAGTTTTTTATAAATAAATAAATTGAGCTAACCGTATGTTACTAAGAGGGCCGAGGTGACGATGGTTAGACCTGGGTCCGCGCTCCGACTGCGGGCCATTTGACAGTCATAAAAAAAGCCGTCTCCCTAAGTACTCTATTCTTGGGACGTTTTAGTTGACTGCTAATGCAAACGACCGAACGGCGGACCGTGAGTTATTTCTTTTTGTGTAAAACTACCCACATCATCGAGATTTTCGTCCAATAAAAGGGTATTTAGAATTACTTATGGCCTATGTACTATTTTATAAATGAATAACTTACACTGATACTACCTTCAATTAAAATCGTCCAAAAAATCCTCCCATTGCAACTGGAACTAGACAGTCGTGAATGAGCGCAATAGCCCCATACTGCAAACGCCACACTCAGGAGCGTGGCGTTTGCAGTATGGGGCTATCTAAAATTAGTTGACCGCGATCAGACGATTCGGGGCG
Coding sequences:
- a CDS encoding response regulator, whose protein sequence is MAKILVVEDDLQLRENISEQLQLSNHEVKTAPDGIRAFELLPTFLPNLILCDVMMPNMDGIAFIRAKNRHALYRSIPVIFITALVTEQDKLLGLEEGAVDYLFKPFLHKELLLKVNNITRRQTELVLHQLEQASAHQETEIQFVKRFSELLEQHARNPSLTADKLSLEMNMSLSAMQRNLKKYLRRNFSELLKGHRLRKAAAFLLETDYSLQQIADRCGFGSLSYFSFSFKEANGMSPLRFRQQHRPKTALPNK